Proteins co-encoded in one Medicago truncatula cultivar Jemalong A17 chromosome 8, MtrunA17r5.0-ANR, whole genome shotgun sequence genomic window:
- the LOC11444812 gene encoding lectin 7, with protein MPLYNTKPVFLILIPLLMLHRNSNSSFKFPNAFGPYRNDIITYQGDAVESNGTIQLTNIENDTNMPYSAGRASYILPIRLWDPKIGLANFTTTFSFLVTSNEQSPGVGVSFFIAPYHSKISESSSDGYLGLVSPETVFNTFQNQIVAVEFDTFQNELDHTVAHVGIYVNSSSSVTMVKWGIDNVVNFLTPVVATVSYEALSHQLNVDLSSLNGTKISLSHEIDLREVLPDGVSVGFSGVTGRMVETLEILSWTFSSNLY; from the coding sequence ATGCCTCTGTACAATACAAAACCTGTTTTCTTAATCCTTATTCCACTCCTCATGCTGCATCGcaattcaaattcatcattcaaattcCCAAATGCTTTTGGTCCATATAGAAACGACATCATCACCTACCAAGGTGATGCCGTTGAATCTAATGGCACCATTCAACTTACTAATATAGAAAACGATACAAACATGCCTTATAGTGCGGGCAGAGCCTCTTATATTCTTCCAATACGCCTTTGGGACCCCAAAATCGGTCTTGCGAATTTTACAACCACATTCTCTTTTCTTGTTACATCGAATGAACAAAGTCCTGGTGTTGGAGTTTCATTTTTCATTGCACCATATCACTCGAAGATATCAGAATCTTCGAGTGATGGGTATCTTGGTCTTGTGAGTCCCGAGACTGTTTTTAATAcctttcaaaatcaaattgttGCAGTTGAATTCGACACCTTTCAAAATGAGCTGGACCATACAGTTGCGCATGTGGGTATTTATGTAAATTCAAGTAGTTCGGTAACAATGGTAAAATGGGGAATTGACAACGTTGTGAACTTTTTAACACCGGTGGTTGCTACCGTTAGTTACGAGGCACTTTCACACCAGTTAAATGTAGATTTAAGTTCCTTGAATGGAACTAAAATTAGCCTCTCTCATGAAATTGATTTGAGGGAAGTTCTGCCCGACGGGGTTAGCGTTGGGTTCTCTGGAGTCACGGGACGAATGGTTGAAACACTCGAGATTCTTTCTTGGACTTTCAGCTCTAACTTGTATTAG
- the LOC11419518 gene encoding lectin 7-like: MPLYNTKPVFLILLPLLMLHHNWNLSFEFSNFFGPYRNEIITYQGDAIASNGTIQLTKVENGINKPFSVGRASYAIPIHLYDPKIGLVSFTTTFSFIVRSNGQIVGDGIAFFIVGPNHSKIPESSSGGYLGLFSPETAFNSLQNQIVAVEFDTFANEWDPPYAHVGININSIRSLQTERWGIESGDNVLTTVVATINYDALSQRLSVVVNSVNRTTISLSEVIDLRAFLPEWVIVGFSGATGGFVETHKILSWNFNSSKN, from the coding sequence ATGCCTCTATACAATACAAAACCCGTTTTCTTAATCCTTCTTCCACTCCTCATGCTCCATCATAATTGGAATTTATCTTTTGAATTCTCGAATTTTTTTGGTCCATATAGAAACGAAATCATCACCTACCAAGGTGATGCCATTGCATCAAATGGTACCATTCAACTTACTAAAGTAGAAAACGGCATAAACAAGCCATTTAGTGTTGGCAGAGCCTCTTATGCTATTCCAATACACCTTTATGACCCTAAAATTGGTCTTGTAAGTTTTACAACCACATTCTCTTTTATTGTAAGATCAAATGGACAAATCGTCGGAGATGGAATTGCATTTTTCATTGTTGGACCTAATCACTCGAAGATTCCAGAATCTTCGAGTGGTGGGTATCTTGGCCTTTTCAGTCCTGAGACTGCTTTTAATAGCcttcaaaatcaaattgttGCCGTTGAATTTGATACGTTTGCAAATGAGTGGGACCCACCATATGCGCATGTGGGTATTAATATAAATTCCATTCGTTCGCTACAAACGGAAAGATGGGGAATTGAGAGTGGTGATAACGTTTTAACAACGGTGGTTGCTACAATTAATTATGATGCTCTTTCACAAAGGTTAAGCGTTGTTGTAAATTCGGTGAATAGAACTACAATTAGCCTTTCAGAGGTGATTGATTTGAGGGCATTTCTGCCGGAATGGGTTATCGTTGGGTTCTCTGGTGCCACGGGAGGATTTGTTGAAACACACAagattctttcttggaatttcAACTCTAGCAAGAATTAG
- the LOC11430872 gene encoding L-type lectin-domain containing receptor kinase IX.1 → MAIFTYASYNNQTKNTSFSMLIIIFTLFYAFFNPAHSISFNFTSFQSNLYLIKFQGDAFSSNNVLQLTKNQLDGPITRSVGRASFDQPLKLYDKETKELTDFTTHFTFIMRAVNLSLFGDGLSFFMAPFQSDIPENSAGGYLGLFSKESALNTSKNQIVAVEFDSYRNDWDPNSDHVGINVNSIQSVQNVSWKSSIKTGAVANAWISYNSTTKNLSVFLTYVNNPTFHENSTLSYNIDLSEVLPEYVRIGFSAATGQWIEIHNILTWSFNSSLKSGNGKNIKVGLGVGLSVGFGSLTCLVGLLWFTFWRKRKVINKGERDNNRDFDASIDEDEFERGTGPKRFTYKELSNSTNGFDEKGKLGEGGFGGVYKGLLEKNNKLEVAVKRVSKGSRQGKKEYISEVRIISKLRHRNLVQLLGWCHEKSELLLVYEYMPNGSLDYHLFGKGVMLTWSVRYKIALGIASSLLYLHEEWEQCVVHRDIKSSNVMLDANFNAKLGDFGLARLVDHELGSQTTVLAGTMGYLAPECVTTGKSSKESDVYSFGVVALEITCGRRSIESNEEAKKIRLVEWVWELYGKGELFEGVDRGLNLEFDERKMECLMVVGLWCCHPDFTMRPSIRQVINVLNFEAPLPSLPSKLPVPMYFAPPMEMCRFSYTSDGLTNTTKGSSTYSSISAGSRKSLL, encoded by the coding sequence CATACAATAATCAAACCAAGAACACCTCATTTTCCATGTTAATCATAATTTTCACTTTGTTCTATGCGTTTTTCAATCCTGCACACTCAATTTCCTTTAACTTCACTAGCTTCCAATCAAACCTATATCTAATAAAATTCCAAGGTGATGCATTTTCCTCAAACAATGTTCTTCAGCTAACAAAAAACCAACTTGATGGCCCTATCACAAGAAGCGTCGGCCGCGCTTCGTTTGatcaacctttgaagctttatgataaagaaacaaaagagcTCACTGATTTCACAACACATTTCACCTTTATTATGAGAGCTGTTAATTTATCGCTGTTTGGTGACGGTCTATCGTTCTTCATGGCTCCGTTTCAATCAGATATCCCAGAGAATTCAGCAGGTGGTTACCTTGGTTTATTCAGTAAGGAATCTGCACTCAATACTAGCAAAAACCAAATAGTAGCTGTTGAATTTGATAGTTATAGGAATGATTGGGATCCAAATTCTGATCATGTTGGAATCAATGTTAATTCGATTCAATCGGTTCAAAATGTTTCTTGGAAGAGTAGCATAAAAACCGGTGCGGTTGCGAATGCTTGGATATCATATAACTCAACTACAAAAAACCTTTCTGTTTTTCTTACTTATGTTAATAATCCAACTTTTCATGAAAACTCTACTCTTTCATATAATATTGATTTGAGTGAAGTTTTGCCAGAATATGTTAGGATTGGTTTTTCTGCTGCTACAGGTCAATGGATTGAAATACACAACATTCTAACTTGGTCTTTCAATTCAAGTTTGAAAAGTGGTAATGGAAAAAACATCAAGGTTGGTTTAGGAGTTGGTTTAAGTGTTGGTTTTGGTTCTTTAACTTGTTTGGTAGGTTTGTTATGGTTcactttttggagaaaaagaaaagtgatAAATAAGGGAGAAAGGGACAATAATAGAGATTTTGACGCTTCTATCGATGAAGATGAATTCGAGAGAGGAACTGGTCCAAAAAGGTTCACTTACAAAGAACTAAGCAATTCAACAAATGGTTTCGATGAAAAAGGAAAGCTTGGAGAAGGTGGATTTGGAGGTGTTTACAAAGGTTTACttgaaaaaaacaacaaattagaaGTGGCTGTGAAGAGGGTTTCAAAAGGGTCAAGACAAGGGAAAAAGGAATACATATCAGAAGTAAGAATAATAAGCAAGCTAAGACATAGAAATTTGGTTCAACTCTTAGGTTGGTGTCATGAAAAAAGTGAGCTTTTACTTGTTTATGAATACATGCCTAATGGAAGTCTTGATTATCATCTATTTGGTAAAGGGGTGATGCTTACTTGGAGTGTAAGGTACAAAATAGCATTAGGTATAGCATCATCTCTTCTTTATTTACATGAAGAGTGGGAACAATGTGTAGTGCATAGAGATATTAAGTCAAGTAATGTAATGTTAGATGCAAATTTCAATGCTAAACTTGGTGATTTTGGTCTTGCAAGACTAGTAGATCATGAACTTGGTTCTCAAACAACTGTTTTGGCAGGCACAATGGGATACTTAGCACCTGAATGTGTTACAACAGGGAAATCAAGTAAAGAATCTGATGTTTATAGTTTTGGTGTTGTTGCACTTGAAATCACATGTGGTAGAAGATCTATTGAGTCAAATGAAGAGGCTAAGAAAATTAGGCTTGTGGAATGGGTTTGGGAGTTATATGGAAAAGGTGAATTATTTGAAGGAGTTGATAGAGGATTAAATTTGGAATTTGATGAAAGGAAAATGGAATGCTTGATGGTAGTAGGGTTATGGTGTTGTCATCCAGATTTTACTATGAGGCCTTCTATAAGACAAGTGATtaatgttttgaattttgaagctCCTTTGCCAAGTCTTCCTTCAAAATTGCCAGTGCCTATGTACTTTGCACCTCCTATGGAAATGTGTAGATTTTCATATACTTCAGATGGTCTTACAAACACAACAAAAGGATCCTCTACTTATTCATCAATTTCAGCAGGATCTAGAAAATCTCTATTGTAG
- the LOC11430871 gene encoding lectin 7-like, with product MAINTSRTQILFITIISFLILAQNVNSAAFTVSNFDPYKTSIELEGNAFISNGSIHLTNVVPNSAGRASWGGPVRLWDAHTGDLAGFTSVFSFVVAPTGPGLFGDGITFFIAPFNSHIPKNSSGGFLGLFNAETALNTYQNRIVAVEFDSFGGNPWDPVYPHVGIDVNSIASVTTAPWKTGSVANGFTAIAFVNYEPVEKNLSVVVRYPGGNFVNGTSSSVSFIIDLRSVLPEWVRIGFSGATGQLVELHKILSWTFKSSFQ from the coding sequence ATGGCAATCAATACTTCAAGGACTCAAATCCTTTTCATTACCATCATTTCCTTCCTTATTTTAGCTCAAAATGTAAACTCAGCTGCATTCACAGTCTCAAATTTTGACCCATACAAAACAAGCATTGAACTCGAAGGCAACGCCTTCATTTCAAACGGGTCCATCCATCTCACAAATGTCGTCCCAAATAGCGCTGGTAGAGCCTCTTGGGGTGGACCAGTGCGTCTTTGGGACGCACATACCGGTGACCTTGCCGGCTTCACTTCCGTCTTTTCTTTTGTAGTTGCACCTACCGGCCCCGGACTCTTTGGAGATGGAATTACCTTCTTCATTGCACCATTCAACTCTCACATCCCGAAAAATTCGAGTGGTGGATTCCTTGGACTATTCAACGCGGAAACTGCTTTGAATACATACCAAAATCGAATCGTTGCCGTTGAATTTGATTCCTTTGGTGGAAATCCTTGGGATCCAGTGTATCCCCATGTTGGCATTGATGTGAACTCTATTGCTTCAGTAACAACAGCTCCATGGAAAACCGGAAGTGTTGCGAATGGTTTCACCGCAATTGCTTTTGTGAATTACGAGCCTGTGGAGAAAAACTTAAGTGTTGTGGTAAGATACCCTGGAGGCAATTTTGTGAATGGAACTTCTAGCAGTGTCTCATTTATCATTGATTTGAGGAGTGTGTTACCTGAATGGGTTAGAATTGGGTTTTCTGGTGCAACTGGACAATTAGTTGAATTGCACAAGATTCTTTCATGGACTTTTAAGTCAAGCTTCCAGTAA
- the LOC11430870 gene encoding lectin 7 precursor, translated as MAINTSRTQILFITIISFLILAQNVNSAAFTVSNFDPYKTNIELEGNAFISDGSIHLTNVIPNSAGRASWGGPVRLWDADTGNLAGFTSVFSFEVAPAGPGLIGDGITFFIAPFNSHIPKNSSGGFLGLFNAETALNTYQNRIVAVEFDSFGGNSGGNPWDPAYPHVGIDVNSIASVTTAPWKTGSILTGFNAIAFVNYEPVEKNLSVVVRYPGGNFVNGTSNSVSFIIDLRTVLPEWVRIGFSGATGQLVELHKILSWTFKSSFQ; from the coding sequence ATGGCCATCAATACCTCAAGGACTCAAATCCTTTTCATTACCATCATTTCCTTCCTTATTTTAGCTCAAAATGTAAACTCAGCTGCATTCACAGTCTCAAATTTTGACCCATACAAAACAAACATTGAACTCGAAGGCAACGCCTTCATTTCAGACGGGTCTATCCATCTCACAAATGTCATCCCAAACAGCGCTGGTAGAGCCTCTTGGGGTGGACCAGTGCGTCTTTGGGACGCAGATACCGGTAACCTCGCCGGTTTCACTTCAGTCTTTTCTTTCGAAGTTGCACCTGCCGGCCCCGGACTCATTGGAGATGGAATTACCTTCTTCATTGCACCATTCAATTCTCACATCCCGAAAAATTCGAGTGGTGGATTCCTTGGACTATTCAACGCGGAAACTGCTTTGAATACGTACCAAAATCGAATTGTTGCCGTTGAATTTGATTCCTTTGGTGGAAATAGTGGTGGAAATCCTTGGGATCCCGCGTATCCCCATGTTGGCATTGATGTGAACTCTATTGCTTCGGTAACAACAGCGCCATGGAAAACCGGAAGTATTTTGACTGGTTTCAATGCAATTGCTTTTGTGAACTATGAACCCGTggaaaaaaatttaagtgttgTGGTAAGATACCCTGGAGGAAATTTTGTGAATGGAACTTCAAACAGTGTCTCCTTTATTATTGATTTAAGGACTGTGTTACCTGAATGGGTTAGAATTGGGTTTTCTGGTGCAACTGGACAATTGGTTGAATTGCACAAGATTCTTTCTTGGACTTTTAAGTCAAGCTTCCAGTGA
- the LOC11437989 gene encoding lectin 7-like, protein MPYSVGRASYAIPIRLFDPAIGLASFTTTFSFLVTSNGQSKGDGIAFFMAGPNHSKIPESSSGGYLGLFSPETAFKPIINQIVAVEFDTFANEWDPPYAHVGINANSIRSETTERWGIDSVESNLSTVVATVSYDNRNDTLSVIVNTVNGTTISLSWVADLRGYLPDWIIVGFSGATGGLVETHKILSWTFSSYKYSYRFN, encoded by the coding sequence ATGCCATATAGTGTTGGCAGAGCCTCTTATGCTATTCCAATACGCCTTTTTGACCCTGCAATTGGACTTGCTAGTTTTACAACCACATTCTCTTTTCTTGTAACATCAAATGGACAAAGTAAAGGAGATGGAATTGCATTTTTTATGGCTGGACCAAATCACTCGAAGATCCCTGAATCTTCGAGTGGTGGGTATCTTGGCCTTTTCAGCCCCGAGACGGCTTTTAAACcaattataaatcaaattgTTGCAGTTGAATTCGATACGTTTGCAAATGAGTGGGACCCACCATATGCGCATGTGGGTATTAATGCAAATTCCATCCGTTCCGAAACAACGGAGAGATGGGGAATTGATAGTGTTGAGAGCAATTTATCAACGGTGGTTGCTACAGTTAGTTATGATAATCGTAATGATACTTTAAGCGTCATTGTAAATACGGTGAATGGAACTACAATTAGCCTTTCATGGGTGGCTGATTTGAGGGGATATCTGCCTGATTGGATTATCGTTGGGTTCTCCGGTGCCACGGGAGGATTGGTTGAAACACACAAGATTCTTTCTTGGACTTTCAGCTCTTACAAGTATTCGTATAGATTCAATTAG